CGCGCCGCGCTCTTCGTGTCCTCCGTGGAGCGGTAGCCGCTCGGAGCGGCGGCGCGCGTGCCGCGGCGCTCGGGCTCCAGCGAGTAGTTCGTCGCGAAGAGCGTCGTGCGCGCCGCGTTGTAGCGCCGGGCGATCAGCTCATCGAGCGTCTCCATCTCGAACTGGCTGCCGCGCCCCTTGCCCATCTCGTCGATGGCCAGCACCTCGACCTCCGACAGCGGGCCGATGATCTCCCCGCCGCTCTTGCCCTCCTGGAAGCCGCGCCGGATGGTGGCGTAGAGCAGGGAGATCTCCACGTACCGGGCCTCCAGCCCCACCTCGAGCACCAGGTGCTTGAGCGTGGCCGCCAGCAGGTGCGTCTTCCCCGTGCCCACCGGCCCGCTCAGGATGAAGCCCTTGTTCACCCCCGCCTTGTCGTAGTGGTGGGCGAAGTGCATCGCCAGGTTGCGCGCCCGATCCTGCGCCTCGTTGAAGGCGCGGTAGCCCTCGAAGCTCGCGTGCGCCATCACTCCGGGCAGCCCCACCTCGTTGAAGTGCTCGAGCCGCTTCGCCCGCCGCTGGCACACGCACGGCACCAGCACCTCGTAGCGCTTGGGGCCCACCTTGGCGCTGAAGGACTCCTCGCGCACCTCGTACGCGTAGCCGCGTCCCTCACACAGCTCGCACCGGGCCGAGCACGTGCACACCCGCGCGTGCGCCCGGTCTCCACGCCGCTCGATGACGTATGTCCGTCCCCCACACTCGCCACACACCTCGCCGATCGCCTTCGTGACCATGGCCGCAGGCCATAGCAGAGCGCCCTGACGCGCGTCAGCCCGCTACACGCACGTTCAGTCGGCTACCCTCTAGGCATCCATCAGCCCCAGCCGCCGGCGCACCACCGCCAGCAGCCGGAAGCGCCGCGCCAGCCGCCGCGCCCGGAAGGACATGTACTGCTGATCCGCGTCCTCCCCGTGCGCCGAGCGCCACAGCTCCAGCCGCTCGGAGAAGGGCAGGGCGCGCAGCAGCAGCATCCCCACCAGCGTCTCCTGCGCCTCCATCCGCGCGAACTCGCCGGGCACCTCCCGCAGGACCGTCTCCATCAGCAGGCCGATCCGCGGCGCCAGCACCGGCTCCGCCTCCGCCAGCCGCTCCAGCGAGGCCCTCAGCTGCCCGTGTCGCAGTTCCTCCCACGTTCGCGCCTTCGCGGCGCGCCGGCTGTTCTCACTGCCCGCGCCCGCCGCGCGCTCCCGGTGCTTCTTGATCTCCGCCTCCACCTGTTTGCGGCAGGCGCGCAGGCTGCGCAGCACGGGCTCCCCGGGGCGCGCGTCCCACAGGGCCTTCTCGGCTGATCGGGCGATCCCCCGCGCCACCACCTCGAAGGGAACTCCCTGCGTGGCCCAGGACGTCAAAAGCTCCACATCCAGGGCGGACAGCATCAGTCCGCTGCCTCGAATTGCGAGGAAGTAATCCTGCACCAGCTCCTCGAAGCTGGCGCTCTCGGGCAGGAGGCTCATGAATCGCTACGTCTCCCAGGTGTGCAGCCGGACGGCCGGGGGCAAGGTTCCCCCTTACCAGCCGGGGCTGACATCGCAACTCGCGAAACGCTTCCCGCACAGCCTTCCTGGAATCTTTCCGGCCGCATTGCACCGAGCCAGCATGCCCCGAAGGCCCTGTTGACCCGCCCCAACGCACCGCGCATAGTGCGCAACCTTCCAGATGGAAATTCCCGAAGAGTCCCGGACACTTGCCGAGCAGGCAGGAGACCGGGCCGGTAGAACCCAGCAGAGGAAACACATGCGCCGCACGCTCCTCCTCAGCCTCCTGCTCATGGCCTCGATGGCCCACGCGCAGGAAAAGAAAGCGCCGCGCGACGCCAACCTCGGCAAGAAGAGCTCCACTGCCGTGGTGGACAAGTCGCTCGCTGGCGACATCAGTCGTAAGAAGGAGAAGCAGGACAACGCGCCCGCCCTCCAATACGACCAGTTCCGTCTCGGCGTGGAGGGGCAGGTCGCCTCCAAGCGCCGCGAGCAGATCGAGTCGCTCAAGAAGATCATCTCCCTGTCGGCGGACGCCAAGGAGCAGCCCTCGCTCCTGTTCCGCCTGGGCGAGCTGTACTGGGAAGAGTCCAAGTACTACTTCTTCGAGGCGAACCGGAAGGACGACGAGCTCATCGAGGCGATGAACCGGGGTGACTCGGCCGCCCAGAGCCGCGCCAAGGCCGCCAAGGCCGAGCTGCTCACCCGGCAGAAGCAGTACGGCAAGCTCGCGCTCGAGCAGTACACGAAGATCGTCCAGGAGTACCCGGACTTCGAGCGCTCGGACGAGGTGCTCTTCTTCCTCGGCACGTACCTGATGGAGGACGGCCAGGACCGCAAGGCGCTGGTGGCCTTCAAGCGCCTGGTGGAGAAGCACCCCAAGTCCAAGTACATCCCCGACGCCTACCTGGCCTTCGGCGAGTACTACTTCAACAATTCGAAGGGCAAGCGCGCGGACCTGGAGAAGGCGCTGGCCGCCTACAAGAAGGCCGCCGAGTTCCCCGAGAGCCAGGTGTACGCCTTCGCCCTCTACAAGCAGGGCTGGTGCTACTTCAACCTGGCGGACTACCCGAACGCCAAGGACAAGTGGAAGGCGGTGGTCCTCTACGGTGAGCTGGCCGGCGCGCAGGCGCTGGAGAAGGACGGCAACGCCAAGAAGACCAACTCGCTGGCGCGTGAGGCGCGCACCGACTACGTGCGTGCCTATGCGCGCGAGGGCGACGTGATGCTCGCCCGCGAGGACTTCTCCAAGGTGGCCAGCAACCCCGAGGACCGCTTCGCGATGATGCGGACCCTGGCCAACATGTACTACGGCGATGGCAAGGACCGCGAGGCGGCCATCACCTACAACTCCCTCATCAAGGAGAAGCCGCTGTCGCCCGAGGCCCCGGGCTTCCAGGGCCGCATCGTCGACATCGTCCTTCGCATGGGCAACAAAGAGCGCACCGTCACGCAGGTGCGCCGGCTCG
This is a stretch of genomic DNA from Archangium violaceum. It encodes these proteins:
- a CDS encoding ATP-binding protein gives rise to the protein MVTKAIGEVCGECGGRTYVIERRGDRAHARVCTCSARCELCEGRGYAYEVREESFSAKVGPKRYEVLVPCVCQRRAKRLEHFNEVGLPGVMAHASFEGYRAFNEAQDRARNLAMHFAHHYDKAGVNKGFILSGPVGTGKTHLLAATLKHLVLEVGLEARYVEISLLYATIRRGFQEGKSGGEIIGPLSEVEVLAIDEMGKGRGSQFEMETLDELIARRYNAARTTLFATNYSLEPERRGTRAAAPSGYRSTEDTKSAAREMELLRERVGERIYSRLCEMCNFVEFPKETTPDQRRMRQELEPRPGPPPGGMRSGR